Proteins encoded in a region of the Candidatus Palauibacter australiensis genome:
- a CDS encoding DNA translocase FtsK 4TM domain-containing protein produces the protein MAFRALRTAFGRRRVFGIALLALAALILLSLVSYSHSDPVLLLKAGTGDTVTNWLGPTGAFLAEVVLQLVGVVGFLIPLVLFQAARRRLRPAPPEGDDSTAVRLLILASLAVSATGLASLAQQVFGDGTGAGFAWGGVGGSLLATALAGAMNPLGAGVVLGAIGLMGYAALREWGFGGPVLKEHDASHGPGWIRRLFLRLRPTGRPAEDQEALDPEVAEGAERSFVVRFPKKRRRPDPEMDPAKEPLPVARPPARPDLLKKPATPGARRAPGAWKLPSLQLLTRRAHQPAPAKRALEKRRTALEAACLEHGVRGEVDRIQPGPVVTTFEFRLGEGETIKKIRNREEEICMALRAPAIRVERVKGKGVVGIEVPNESPSVVGLREILESPDFQEESGALPIAIGRLVDGRPLVKDLAEMPHLLIAGATGAGKSVQLNTLLCSLLTRRTPDELRLILIDPKRVELRPYRNIPHLLTPLILEPDQAKTVLQHACRELDRRTRILEEHGVRNIDGFNRLVDKMAAQAARRRRKKNEPEPEIPSPLPRLVIMVDELADLFIHAKAEVTPAIQRLLSLGRAEGIHLVLATQRPSTDIISGTLKANLPTRIAFRVASYVDSRTILDRVGAETLLGKGDMLMMRPGADLPRAQGAYVDEREVGKLARFWESAAEPVFDTGMLEEEQPLPFVGPGNGAAQRANGAARGSKGGDSLLPQARELIIREQKASTSMLQTEMGLGYQRARRIVAELERQGVVGPARGAQPRDVLVAPPS, from the coding sequence TTGGCCTTTCGAGCGCTTAGGACGGCGTTCGGCCGGCGGAGAGTGTTCGGCATCGCCCTGCTCGCCCTCGCCGCCCTGATCCTGCTGTCGCTCGTCTCCTATTCCCACTCGGATCCCGTGCTGCTCCTCAAGGCGGGCACCGGCGACACCGTGACGAACTGGCTGGGGCCGACCGGGGCGTTTCTCGCCGAGGTCGTCCTGCAACTGGTCGGCGTCGTCGGTTTCCTGATCCCGCTGGTGCTGTTCCAGGCGGCGCGGCGGCGCCTGCGACCCGCACCTCCGGAAGGGGACGACTCCACCGCGGTCCGGCTGCTCATCCTGGCGAGCCTCGCGGTCAGCGCCACCGGCCTCGCCTCGCTCGCGCAGCAGGTCTTCGGCGACGGGACCGGCGCCGGGTTCGCCTGGGGCGGCGTCGGGGGCTCCCTGCTGGCGACCGCGCTTGCGGGCGCCATGAACCCGCTCGGCGCGGGGGTCGTGCTGGGAGCGATCGGACTCATGGGCTACGCCGCGCTCCGGGAATGGGGCTTTGGGGGACCCGTGCTCAAGGAGCACGACGCCAGCCACGGGCCCGGGTGGATCCGGCGGCTCTTTCTGCGGCTGCGTCCGACGGGACGTCCGGCGGAGGACCAGGAGGCGCTCGACCCGGAGGTCGCGGAGGGCGCCGAGAGGTCGTTCGTGGTGCGTTTCCCGAAGAAGCGCCGGAGACCGGACCCGGAGATGGACCCCGCCAAGGAACCCCTTCCGGTGGCCCGGCCCCCCGCCCGCCCCGACCTGCTGAAGAAGCCCGCCACTCCGGGCGCCCGGCGGGCGCCCGGCGCCTGGAAGCTGCCCTCGCTACAGCTCCTGACGCGCCGCGCCCATCAGCCGGCCCCGGCCAAGCGGGCGCTCGAGAAGCGCCGCACGGCCCTCGAGGCCGCCTGTCTCGAACACGGGGTGCGGGGCGAGGTGGACCGCATCCAGCCGGGGCCGGTGGTCACGACGTTCGAGTTCCGGTTGGGCGAGGGCGAGACGATCAAGAAGATCCGGAACCGCGAGGAAGAAATCTGCATGGCCCTGCGCGCTCCGGCCATCCGGGTCGAGCGGGTGAAGGGGAAGGGCGTGGTGGGGATCGAAGTGCCGAACGAATCGCCCTCGGTCGTCGGCCTCCGGGAAATCCTCGAATCGCCCGACTTCCAGGAGGAGAGCGGCGCGCTGCCCATCGCGATCGGCCGGCTCGTGGACGGACGGCCGCTGGTCAAGGACCTCGCCGAGATGCCCCACCTGCTGATCGCCGGGGCCACCGGCGCCGGAAAGTCGGTGCAGCTCAACACCCTCCTGTGTTCGCTGCTGACGCGGCGCACCCCGGATGAGCTTCGGTTGATCCTGATCGATCCGAAGCGGGTGGAGCTCCGGCCCTACCGGAACATCCCGCATCTGCTGACCCCGCTCATCCTCGAGCCGGACCAGGCGAAGACCGTGCTGCAGCACGCGTGCCGCGAACTGGACCGCCGCACCCGGATCCTCGAGGAGCACGGCGTCCGCAACATCGACGGATTCAACCGGTTGGTCGACAAGATGGCCGCGCAGGCGGCGAGAAGGCGCCGCAAGAAGAACGAGCCGGAACCCGAGATCCCGTCGCCCCTGCCCCGGTTGGTGATCATGGTGGACGAGCTGGCCGATCTGTTCATCCACGCGAAGGCGGAGGTGACGCCGGCGATCCAGCGGCTGCTCAGCCTGGGCCGCGCCGAGGGCATCCACCTCGTGCTGGCGACCCAGCGGCCCTCCACCGACATCATCAGCGGCACGCTCAAGGCGAACCTCCCCACGCGCATCGCCTTCCGGGTGGCCAGCTACGTGGACTCGCGGACCATCCTGGACCGGGTGGGAGCCGAGACGCTGCTCGGCAAGGGGGACATGCTGATGATGCGGCCCGGCGCCGACCTGCCCCGGGCGCAGGGGGCCTACGTGGACGAACGGGAGGTGGGCAAGCTCGCCCGGTTCTGGGAGAGCGCGGCGGAACCGGTCTTCGACACCGGGATGCTGGAGGAGGAGCAGCCGCTGCCCTTCGTCGGGCCGGGGAATGGCGCGGCGCAGCGGGCGAACGGTGCCGCCCGGGGCTCGAAGGGCGGGGATTCGCTCCTGCCCCAGGCCCGCGAACTCATCATCCGGGAGCAGAAGGCCTCGACGTCGATGCTCCAGACCGAAATGGGCCTCGGCTACCAGCGGGCGCGGCGCATCGTGGCCGAACTGGAACGCCAGGGAGT